TAAATCAGTGGTTCAGGCAATACCGACTTATGTTATGAGTTGCTTTGCTCTTCCAAATTCACTTTGTGAGGAGATTGAGAGAATGATCAGTAGGTTCTTTTGGGGGGGGAGATGTATCTACTAGGAGTATGCATTGGATGAGGTGGGAGCGGCTGGCAAAGTCTAAGGCTATTGGGGGTCTTGGATTCAGGTCGTTTAAAGCTTTTAACACAGCTTTGTTAGCAAAGCAATGGTGGCGTATTATGACATGTGAGGATTCGTTGATGGCCCGTGTGTTCAAAGCTATCTATTTCAGGCGCAATTCTCTTCATCAGGCTCAGCTTGGCTACCGCCCCAGCTATGCTTGGAGGAGTATCTTTGAAGCTCGTTGGGTGATTGATCGGGGTTGTTTCTGGAAGGTTGGTAGGGGTGAGCAGGTTCAGGTTTGGGAGGATCGATGGGTTCCAGTTGCTGGTGATTTTAAGGTGGTCTCGGGTAGGAATGTGGCACCTATGCTTCATTCTGTTGCTGATTTGATTGACCACGATCGTGTGCGCTGGAAGGAGGGTCTCGTGCGTCATATTTTCTCATCTTATGAGGCCTCTATGATCCTGCAAATTCCCCTATCTTTGTCATCTCTGAATGATGTGCTGGTTTGGGGTGCTACTCATGATGGTTTTTACACTACTAAGTCAGCTTACCGCTTCATTATGGAGTCTGAGGAAGTAAACGGTGCAGCTCCTTCAGGTAGCCATGGTAATGCGGCTGTTTGGAAGAGTGTGTGGCGGGGGAAGTCAGTGCCTCGGTGTAAGGAGCTAGCATGGCGCCTTTGCCATGGTTTTCTTCCTACCCGTGTGGCTTTGCGGCGGCGAGGAGTGGATGTTGATGTGATTTGTCCAATGTGTGGCGAGGCTGAAGAGTCTCTAGAGCATGCTCTTTTCTTCTGCTCCACGGTTGTTCCGGTTTGGCTCCGCTCACCTTTTCCTTTGGACTTTCGTGAGGGTTGTCCTGCTGGGTTTACGTTTGAAAGCTGGTTGATGCGTTTAGCCTCTTTGGATGATGAGTGGGTGATGGATGTCGTTCTTACGATGTTGTATACGGTGTGGGCACGGCGTAACATGTGGGTCTTTGATGATCGTTGGTTAACCTTGGAGCAGGTCCTGGTGCGTGCAAACTCTATGCGTGTGGTGCCTTTGGAGCCAGATATTCCTGTGTCTGCTGCTCATGTTAACCGTCTTGGTACTGGGAATGTTTGGCAACCTCCAAGTGTTGGGGTGGTGAAGATTAACACAGATGCGTCATATAAAGCTTTGGAGGGGGTGGGTCTTGGGATGGTGGCTCGGAATTCGCGTGGGGAGATCCTTGCCTGCGCGTCCGCGAAGCGAGAAGGGGCTTCATCAGCTGCAGTTGCAGAGTCTTTGGCTCTCCGGTGGGCTATGATGCTTGCAATCGACTTGGGGTTTATGGCTGTTGTCTTTGAAACGGATTGTGATGTTCTTCATGGTGCTTGGCAACGTAAAGGGAAGGATAGATCTTATTTGGGCTCGGTTATTGCTGATTGTTATAATATGCTTTCGTCATTTCGTTCTTTCGAATTTGTGCTCATCCGTAGAACTGCTAATAAAGCTGCGGATTGTTTAGCTAAGTTTGCTCTTTCTAATTTTTGTAATGTTTGGCTTGAGGAATGCCCAGCTTTATTGGAGCCTTTCCAAACTGCTGATGTAAACTTTGCTACTTTCGATTAATAACATCAGCTgctttttatcaaaaaaaaactatcaataattattcGGTGTCAGTTACTACAGCCTTTCGCGTCAAAGGGTGGATCAGACAAGCTGTTTTGGAAAGGGGATGAGATGGGTATTTATTCGGTGAAGGGTTTATGCAGTGCATTGGAAGAAAAGTAGTTTACAGAAGCTGGTTGGGTGGTCTcaagacaattgagaaaaatggTGCCCGCAAAGGTATCGACTTTCTTGTGGCAATTGCAACTGGACCGAGTGGCAACTAAGGCTGGCCTTTTGTCACGAGGTTTCAGCCTTCCAGATGAGGGGGTTTGTGGGTTGTGTGTGGCAGAATTAGAGTCCTCATCTCATCTTTTTCTGTACTGCAAGGTGATATGGCAAATGTGGTGTGAAGTCATAAAGAGAGAAGGCAATTGCTGGGTCATGCCTCAATCAGTAAAGGACCTTTTGCTGTTGTGGCCAGAGCTGAAGGTTAAGTCTGATGGGGTCTTGTGGGATATGACTCCCTTTGCGTTGTGCTGGTCGGTGTGGGTGAAGCGCAATGATATGGTGTTTAATGATAAGGGATTTAGTGCTGAAGCTGTTTGGGATATGCATATTGCTCGTATCACAGGATGGGTGAAAGCTTGGTGGCATCATTGTCCTTACAGTGCAAGTCAATTTGTCATGGGAATCCAGCATATTTCGATGCCTAAAAATAAGAAGGTACGTCCGGTGCAGCAGTGGGTTCCTCCCGTTGAGCCAATCCTGAAATTTAATGTGGACGGGTCTTCACTGGGAAGTCCAGGCAGGAGtggtgtggggggggggggtgttgAGAGATTATCGGGGGGGTAGCACTGGGGTATTTTGCTTTGGAGGTGGGTCAGATGTGGGCTTTTGAGGCGGAGGTACATGCAATTTATCACGCTCTCTTGTTCTGCCAGCAGTTTAATATTACAACGGTAGTCATCGAAAGAGACTCGAAAGTAGCAGTTGGTTGGGTGGGAAGTAATGCGCGGAGACCATGGAGGCTTTTCCAACTACTGTATAAAATTGACCAGCTTTTATCTTCAGTGAATTGTATAGGTGTCAGGCATCTCCTAAGGGACGTAATGAGGTCGCTGATTTTTTGGCCAAGAGTGGGAGGGATGGAAGAGTGGTGCTGTGGCAGATGTGTAGTTGATATATTCTGTTACTAATATATTGCTGCTGCAAGGGGATGGCGTTTTATATGTAGATCAATTGCCTTGCTGCAATTCATTACTGATATGGCTAAATTCTTCTCTGGTGTTGAAGGGTAAAAGTATTGCAGGTAATGTTACAAATGCCTGCGAGTAGTACTGTATTGATTGGTGGATTTTTATTTGCTGCACTATGGGAGATACGTGACAGAAGGGGAGTTCATGgatctctttgttttttttaatggttATGAAGATGGGGATTTAGCATGGTTCATTGGAATGGTCGATGACAGCTCCATATGGAGGATATAATTAGTGCAATGGGATCAGAAATTGTCTTGCTTCAAATTGTTGGTCCAGAACTTTAGCATGTAGTTGGGTTATATGTACTTAGCAACTGGGAAGCCGTTGTTCAGATTTATGTAAGGGATGACCAATTTGAGAttttggtactctttttccttatttaggATTTTTCCCACAAGATTTTTCctaggaaggttttaatgaggccctATCTCAAAGTCTTTTTGTGGTCATAGGGAGGGGTTTCATTTGCACTCTTTAGAGGAGCAGGTTTTGTTCAGATTGTAGAATCTTCTTGTTTAGCCTAAATTATGGCAATCAATAATATGAGttatgttgtaaaaaaaaaactatcaataattatttaataacaaatatttattaattttaaatctattttatctaaaataattaattataaatattatttttaattaattaattttaattcttaatatttgtcaactcaagttattttttaaaaattataaatattattatttcatatagatatttttg
This portion of the Lotus japonicus ecotype B-129 chromosome 3, LjGifu_v1.2 genome encodes:
- the LOC130744842 gene encoding uncharacterized protein LOC130744842 translates to MVPAKVSTFLWQLQLDRVATKAGLLSRGFSLPDEGVCGLCVAELESSSHLFLYCKVIWQMWCEVIKREGNCWVMPQSVKDLLLLWPELKVKSDGVLWDMTPFALCWSVWVKRNDMVFNDKGFSAEAVWDMHIARITGWVKAWWHHCPYSASQFVMGIQHISMPKNKKGKSIADGDLAWFIGMVDDSSIWRI